The following proteins come from a genomic window of Deinococcus malanensis:
- a CDS encoding CarD family transcriptional regulator: MNLLKHTAFQIGDRVVLSPYGIGVVCGTCERPVAGQAHTYYEVKFPATVSRAYVPVADPASTGIRRALGDQDLHDLMNHLQNGELELPRQWSARHRLVNDILAGGKPYELAALTCQLRRWNVQRGLPDLDRQAFRRAIRLLEQEVSDLRNQLARQVEDYLQEVWNEQPHVQLPAPLAAASV; this comes from the coding sequence GTGAATCTCTTGAAGCATACGGCCTTTCAAATCGGTGACCGAGTCGTCCTTTCTCCCTACGGTATTGGCGTGGTGTGCGGGACCTGTGAGCGCCCTGTGGCTGGGCAAGCCCACACTTACTACGAAGTCAAGTTTCCCGCGACGGTCAGCCGTGCGTACGTCCCCGTGGCCGATCCAGCTTCCACGGGCATCCGCCGTGCTCTGGGTGACCAGGACCTGCATGACCTGATGAACCATCTTCAGAATGGAGAGCTCGAGTTGCCCCGTCAGTGGTCAGCCCGTCACCGACTGGTCAACGACATTCTGGCCGGCGGAAAACCCTATGAGCTGGCGGCGCTAACCTGTCAGCTGCGCCGCTGGAACGTGCAACGCGGCCTGCCCGACCTGGACCGACAGGCATTCCGGCGCGCTATCCGGCTGCTGGAGCAGGAAGTCAGTGACTTGCGCAATCAGCTCGCCCGACAGGTAGAGGACTACCTGCAGGAAGTGTGGAACGAACAGCCGCATGTTCAGCTGCCTGCGCCGCTCGCTGCGGCATCGGTTTAA
- a CDS encoding ABC transporter permease has product MKPLRLTSFLLSPALWWPLLLCLCLLPGTLPAVLRPLDLGELPAAFDPALWQLTLTHLGLVLLATILVLLIGVPLAILVTRPDREALRHLAEGLAGLGQTVPTFAILALAVPALGFGWKPTLLGLVVYGLMPVLGNGVAGLRQVDPGALDAAHGMGMTAWQRLRRVELPLAWPVLLAGIRTSMVYNVGTATIGAALGAGGLGEPIINGLSEQNSALVLVGALLSALLALSLDAVLGLLLRK; this is encoded by the coding sequence TTGAAGCCACTGCGCCTGACTTCCTTCCTGCTGAGCCCTGCACTGTGGTGGCCGCTGCTGCTGTGCCTGTGCCTGCTCCCAGGGACGCTGCCGGCCGTGCTGCGGCCACTGGACCTGGGAGAGCTCCCTGCCGCTTTTGATCCGGCGCTGTGGCAGCTCACCCTGACGCATCTGGGACTGGTGCTGCTGGCCACCATACTGGTGCTGCTGATCGGGGTGCCACTAGCCATACTGGTCACGCGTCCTGACCGGGAGGCCCTGAGGCACCTGGCTGAGGGGCTGGCTGGGCTGGGGCAAACCGTACCGACGTTTGCCATCCTGGCGCTCGCTGTCCCGGCTCTGGGTTTCGGCTGGAAGCCGACCCTGCTGGGTCTGGTGGTCTACGGCCTGATGCCGGTGCTGGGTAACGGGGTGGCCGGTCTGCGGCAGGTAGATCCGGGCGCGCTTGATGCTGCCCATGGCATGGGCATGACCGCGTGGCAGAGATTGCGCCGCGTAGAACTGCCGCTGGCCTGGCCGGTGCTGCTGGCCGGAATCCGGACAAGTATGGTGTACAACGTCGGCACGGCCACTATCGGCGCGGCCTTAGGTGCCGGTGGTCTGGGAGAGCCCATCATCAACGGGCTTTCGGAGCAGAATTCGGCGCTGGTGTTGGTTGGAGCGCTGCTCTCAGCTCTACTGGCGCTTAGCCTGGATGCCGTCCTGGGCCTGCTGCTGCGCAAGTGA
- a CDS encoding ABC transporter ATP-binding protein codes for MIELEHLEKRYGAQAVVQDLNLVFPAGQVTALLGPSGCGKTTTLRMINRLIEPTAGVVRLDGQDTRGLRPEVLRRGIGYVIQQIGLFPHLNVAQNVATVPELLGRSRQDTARRVDELLALVGLDPDTFRHKRPAQLSGGQAQRVGVARALAADPPVLLMDEPFGALDPLAREHLQQAFREIQRRLHKTVVMVTHDIDEALRLGDRIALMNAGRLEQFGTPDDLVHRPTSSFVSAFLGEDAALRQLAGYRAADFMNPGEKVAGLPTVEASLDARSALGVMLREGSDRLTVMTDGVPAGVLHWSNLRREP; via the coding sequence ATGATCGAGCTTGAGCATCTGGAAAAACGTTACGGCGCTCAGGCCGTGGTGCAGGACCTGAATCTGGTTTTTCCAGCCGGACAGGTCACGGCGCTGCTGGGTCCCTCGGGCTGCGGCAAGACCACCACCCTACGCATGATCAACCGCCTGATTGAGCCCACCGCCGGGGTGGTGCGGCTGGATGGCCAGGACACACGCGGGCTGCGTCCGGAGGTGTTGCGCCGGGGCATAGGCTATGTGATTCAGCAGATCGGGCTGTTTCCGCACCTGAACGTGGCACAGAACGTGGCTACCGTGCCTGAACTGCTCGGGCGCTCCCGCCAGGACACGGCCCGCCGGGTGGACGAACTGCTTGCGCTGGTCGGTCTGGACCCTGATACCTTCCGGCACAAGCGTCCGGCCCAGCTCTCGGGTGGGCAGGCGCAGCGGGTAGGCGTGGCGCGGGCCCTGGCTGCGGATCCGCCGGTCCTGCTGATGGACGAGCCCTTCGGTGCCCTGGACCCCCTTGCGCGTGAGCATCTGCAGCAGGCCTTCCGGGAAATTCAGCGCCGGCTGCACAAAACTGTCGTGATGGTGACGCACGACATCGACGAAGCGCTGCGGCTGGGTGACCGGATTGCCCTCATGAACGCAGGACGCCTGGAACAGTTCGGCACTCCCGATGATCTGGTCCACCGCCCCACCTCCTCGTTCGTGAGCGCCTTTCTGGGAGAGGACGCCGCCCTGCGCCAGCTGGCCGGATACCGCGCCGCCGACTTTATGAATCCCGGCGAGAAGGTTGCTGGCCTGCCGACGGTGGAGGCCTCCCTGGACGCCCGCAGCGCGCTGGGTGTGATGCTCCGGGAAGGCAGCGACCGCCTCACGGTGATGACGGATGGGGTTCCGGCGGGGGTGCTGCACTGGTCGAACCTGCGCCGGGAGCCATGA